A genomic region of Phragmites australis chromosome 2, lpPhrAust1.1, whole genome shotgun sequence contains the following coding sequences:
- the LOC133908863 gene encoding myosin-binding protein 1-like isoform X1 codes for MGTRMPILRRVSSALSTALLEWILMLLLFIDAVYSFLVTRFARLCRLPAPCPFCSRLDHVLGNEKPCFYRELICKIHKSEISSLAFCRLHQKLAGAQSMCEECCEKANDDDKTDEPVMDAGVHDSNQGIDDVLNSPRKRICSCCGQHFKQRSVTLSSRKIAEPEPTEAFGSPKIYTDYSIADQLDESLEPKDIYHQSDPMSHERHSLLQMTSDSEVEVPCDDDGKSSHHHETNVIEKDLHEDAAFERPVLPSPVLVKESGINVQTELTVTDLCDTSLANPVADDNPDNRIDADQMEAKDSSSRRPASQHDPLVVIEESSLKDADISHSPVALSGELPHVLGEIGPCESTSEGNVDPYTSQFTILEQHYAVDNLEQVHGPEVTATSSGEIDEKSALVDDPGTTEPEPQDTHHVASEDADLKDNSRDIHVSQANADSAETIGEAEDYTKKIEPTGDLETHELTFQDPSNTASKDFIEKDYVDEAHISAVAAISSGEVPQDTSAVEKYPKTSETTGEMRPSLSTQISMNEAYRLAIGSKSSLPSPTLTDVILGKDSTSSVNEELRLLLSQLSASRGLEAPWVDPGPSPRAYGRGDELVVQNITKRISIERNASGLESLDMSIVSEMEGESTIDRLRRQIDLDRKSIHLLCRELEEERNASAIATSQALAMITKLQDEKAAMQMEASHYQRMMEEQAEYDSEALAKANELLAEREQQIEELEGELENYRRQFGGGPTETQANQAPIKEENTDTALLGEGDIEYPMITTPRGINSLVSFEEERAYIANCLRKLEQKLQSYSNNSTSVDLSISDVLEDDLCSKACVVEDDSLRRQESSRETEEHISLGKESGLSTISEEVDLTTVQEEIASLNGRLKTLEGDRNFLEHSINSLRNGNEGLMFIREIACNLRELRAVAIDKK; via the exons ATGGGTACAAGGATGCCAATCTTGCGCCGAGTATCAAGCGCACTGTCCACAGCGTTGCTCGAGTGGATCttgatgctgctgctgttcaTTGATGCGGTTTACAGCTTCTTGGTCACTAGATTTGCGCGTCTCTGCAGATTACCGGCACCGTGCCCTTTCTGCTCAAGGCTTGATCACGTCCTGGGTAACGAGAAACCATGCTTCTATAGGGAGTTGATCTGCAAGATTCACAAGTCTGAGATTTCATCCTTGGCCTTCTGCCGCCTCCACCAGAAGCTTGCGGGTGCCCAAAGCATGTGTGAGGAGTGCTGTGAGAAGGCAAATGATGATGATAAAACAGATGAGCCGGTGATGGATGCCGGTGTACATGATAGTAATCAAGGAATTGATGATGTGCTGAATTCTCCTCGTAAAAGAATTTGTTCATGCTGTGGACAGCATTTTAAACAACGGAGCGTAACCTTGTCCTCTAGAAAGATTGCAGAACCAGAGCCTACTGAAGCTTTTGGCTCACCAAAGATTTACACAGATTATTCTATAGCAGATCAGCTGGACGAGTCTTTGGAACCTAAAGATATTTACCACCAGAGTGACCCTATGTCGCATGAGAGACACAGTCTGCTACAGATGACATCTGACTCCGAGGTTGAGGTACCTTGTGATGATGATGGCAAAAGTTCACACCATCATGAAACCAATGTTATAGAGAAAGATTTGCATGAAGATGCGGCTTTTGAGAGACCCGTTCTTCCTTCCCCTGTGTTGGTCAAGGAATCTGGAATAAATGTCCAAACGGAACTTACTGTTACTGACTTGTGTGATACATCTTTGGCGAATCCTGTTGCTGATGATAATCCTGACAATAGAATTGATGCGGACCAAATGGAAGCAAAAGATAGCTCATCCAGAAGACCGGCATCCCAGCATGATCCCCTAGTTGTCATAGAAGAGTCAAGTCTAAAAG ATGCCGATATTTCACATAGTCCAGTTGCATTAAGTGGTGAGTTACCTCACGTTCTTGGTGAAATTGGACCATGTGAGAGCACGAGTGAAGGCAACGTTGATCCATATACATCTCAATTCACAATACTAGAACAGCACTATGCTGTTG ATAACCTGGAACAAGTTCATGGGCCAGAAGTTACTGCTACATCAAGTGGTGAGATTGACGAGAAAAGTGCATTAGTGGACGATCCAGGTACAACTGAACCAGAACCTCAGGACACTCACCATGTTGCTTCAGAAGATGCAGACCTGAAAG ATAATTCCAGGGATATCCATGTTTCACAAGCTAATGCTGATTCTGCTGAAACCATTGGTGAGGCTGAAGATTATACTAAGAAAATTGAACCCACTGGTGATTTGGAAACTCACGAACTGACATTCCAAGATCCTTCCAATACTGCTTCGAAAGATTTTATAGAAAAAG attatgtGGACGAAGCTCATATTTCAGCAGTTGCTGCTATATCAAGTGGTGAAGTACCTCAAGATACTAGTGCCGTCGAGAAATACCCAAAAACAAGTGAAACCACTGGTGAAATGAGACCATCGCTAAGCACTCAAATTAGCATGAACGAAGCCTACAGACTTGCCATTGGCAGCAAGAGTAGCTTGCCATCCCCTACCTTGACAGATGTGATCCTTGGAAAGGACTCTACTTCTAGTGTAAACGAAGAATTACGATTACTACTATCACAACTCTCAGCTTCCAGGGGGCTCGAGGCTCCATGGGTCGATCCAGGGCCTAGCCCCCGTGCATATGGCCGTGGTGATGAGTTAGTGGTGCAGAACATAACCAAAAGAATTTCGATTGAGAGAAATGCATCTGGTTTGGAGTCACTAGATATGAGCATTGTTAGTGAGATGGAAGGTGAAAGCACCATTGACCGGCTGAGACGACAGATTGATCTTGACCGCAAATCAATACACCTGCTCTGCAGGGAACTGGAAGAAGAGAGGAATGCTTCAGCAATTGCTACAAGTCAAGCGCTGGCTATGATCACCAAGTTGCAGGATGAGAAGGCTGCAATGCAGATGGAAGCTTCGCATTACCAACGGATGATGGAAGAACAAGCAGAATATGACAGTGAAGCACTTGCAAAGGCTAACGAGTTGCTTGCTGAAAGAGAGCAACAAATAGAAGAATTGGAAGGCGAGCTTGAAAACTATAGAAGACAATTTGGAGGTGGACCAACAGAGACACAAGCCAATCAAGCCCCCATTAAAGAAGAAAACACCGACACAGCTTTGCTTGGAGAAGGTGACATTGAATATCCTATGATAACCACACCAAGGGGCATAAATTCGTTGGTGAGTTTTGAAGAGGAGAGAGCATATATAGCAAATTGTTTGAGAAAGTTGGAGCAGAAGCTTCAATCCTACTCCAACAACAGTACTTCTGTTGATTTATCCATTTCAGATGTTTTAGAGGATGACCTCTGCAGCAAAGCATGTGTTGTAGAAGACGACTCGTTACGTCGTCAGGAAAGCTCAAGGGAGACAGAAGAACATATTTCCTTAGGTAAGGAATCCGGCTTATCGACAATAAGTGAGGAGGTTGATCTAACCACAGTTCAGGAAGAAATTGCAAGCTTGAACGGAAGATTGAAGACACTAGAAGGAGACCGCAATTTTCTTGAACATAGCATCAATTCCCTCAGAAATGGCAATGAAGGTTTGATGTTTATACGGGAAATTGCTTGCAATCTGAGAGAACTGCGAGCAGTTGCTATTGACAAGAAATAG
- the LOC133908863 gene encoding myosin-binding protein 1-like isoform X2: MGTRMPILRRVSSALSTALLEWILMLLLFIDAVYSFLVTRFARLCRLPAPCPFCSRLDHVLGNEKPCFYRELICKIHKSEISSLAFCRLHQKLAGAQSMCEECCEKANDDDKTDEPVMDAGVHDSNQGIDDVLNSPRKRICSCCGQHFKQRSVTLSSRKIAEPEPTEAFGSPKIYTDYSIADQLDESLEPKDIYHQSDPMSHERHSLLQMTSDSEVEVPCDDDGKSSHHHETNVIEKDLHEDAAFERPVLPSPVLVKESGINVQTELTVTDLCDTSLANPVADDNPDNRIDADQMEAKDSSSRRPASQHDPLVVIEESSLKDADISHSPVALSDNLEQVHGPEVTATSSGEIDEKSALVDDPGTTEPEPQDTHHVASEDADLKDNSRDIHVSQANADSAETIGEAEDYTKKIEPTGDLETHELTFQDPSNTASKDFIEKDYVDEAHISAVAAISSGEVPQDTSAVEKYPKTSETTGEMRPSLSTQISMNEAYRLAIGSKSSLPSPTLTDVILGKDSTSSVNEELRLLLSQLSASRGLEAPWVDPGPSPRAYGRGDELVVQNITKRISIERNASGLESLDMSIVSEMEGESTIDRLRRQIDLDRKSIHLLCRELEEERNASAIATSQALAMITKLQDEKAAMQMEASHYQRMMEEQAEYDSEALAKANELLAEREQQIEELEGELENYRRQFGGGPTETQANQAPIKEENTDTALLGEGDIEYPMITTPRGINSLVSFEEERAYIANCLRKLEQKLQSYSNNSTSVDLSISDVLEDDLCSKACVVEDDSLRRQESSRETEEHISLGKESGLSTISEEVDLTTVQEEIASLNGRLKTLEGDRNFLEHSINSLRNGNEGLMFIREIACNLRELRAVAIDKK, from the exons ATGGGTACAAGGATGCCAATCTTGCGCCGAGTATCAAGCGCACTGTCCACAGCGTTGCTCGAGTGGATCttgatgctgctgctgttcaTTGATGCGGTTTACAGCTTCTTGGTCACTAGATTTGCGCGTCTCTGCAGATTACCGGCACCGTGCCCTTTCTGCTCAAGGCTTGATCACGTCCTGGGTAACGAGAAACCATGCTTCTATAGGGAGTTGATCTGCAAGATTCACAAGTCTGAGATTTCATCCTTGGCCTTCTGCCGCCTCCACCAGAAGCTTGCGGGTGCCCAAAGCATGTGTGAGGAGTGCTGTGAGAAGGCAAATGATGATGATAAAACAGATGAGCCGGTGATGGATGCCGGTGTACATGATAGTAATCAAGGAATTGATGATGTGCTGAATTCTCCTCGTAAAAGAATTTGTTCATGCTGTGGACAGCATTTTAAACAACGGAGCGTAACCTTGTCCTCTAGAAAGATTGCAGAACCAGAGCCTACTGAAGCTTTTGGCTCACCAAAGATTTACACAGATTATTCTATAGCAGATCAGCTGGACGAGTCTTTGGAACCTAAAGATATTTACCACCAGAGTGACCCTATGTCGCATGAGAGACACAGTCTGCTACAGATGACATCTGACTCCGAGGTTGAGGTACCTTGTGATGATGATGGCAAAAGTTCACACCATCATGAAACCAATGTTATAGAGAAAGATTTGCATGAAGATGCGGCTTTTGAGAGACCCGTTCTTCCTTCCCCTGTGTTGGTCAAGGAATCTGGAATAAATGTCCAAACGGAACTTACTGTTACTGACTTGTGTGATACATCTTTGGCGAATCCTGTTGCTGATGATAATCCTGACAATAGAATTGATGCGGACCAAATGGAAGCAAAAGATAGCTCATCCAGAAGACCGGCATCCCAGCATGATCCCCTAGTTGTCATAGAAGAGTCAAGTCTAAAAG ATGCCGATATTTCACATAGTCCAGTTGCATTAAGTG ATAACCTGGAACAAGTTCATGGGCCAGAAGTTACTGCTACATCAAGTGGTGAGATTGACGAGAAAAGTGCATTAGTGGACGATCCAGGTACAACTGAACCAGAACCTCAGGACACTCACCATGTTGCTTCAGAAGATGCAGACCTGAAAG ATAATTCCAGGGATATCCATGTTTCACAAGCTAATGCTGATTCTGCTGAAACCATTGGTGAGGCTGAAGATTATACTAAGAAAATTGAACCCACTGGTGATTTGGAAACTCACGAACTGACATTCCAAGATCCTTCCAATACTGCTTCGAAAGATTTTATAGAAAAAG attatgtGGACGAAGCTCATATTTCAGCAGTTGCTGCTATATCAAGTGGTGAAGTACCTCAAGATACTAGTGCCGTCGAGAAATACCCAAAAACAAGTGAAACCACTGGTGAAATGAGACCATCGCTAAGCACTCAAATTAGCATGAACGAAGCCTACAGACTTGCCATTGGCAGCAAGAGTAGCTTGCCATCCCCTACCTTGACAGATGTGATCCTTGGAAAGGACTCTACTTCTAGTGTAAACGAAGAATTACGATTACTACTATCACAACTCTCAGCTTCCAGGGGGCTCGAGGCTCCATGGGTCGATCCAGGGCCTAGCCCCCGTGCATATGGCCGTGGTGATGAGTTAGTGGTGCAGAACATAACCAAAAGAATTTCGATTGAGAGAAATGCATCTGGTTTGGAGTCACTAGATATGAGCATTGTTAGTGAGATGGAAGGTGAAAGCACCATTGACCGGCTGAGACGACAGATTGATCTTGACCGCAAATCAATACACCTGCTCTGCAGGGAACTGGAAGAAGAGAGGAATGCTTCAGCAATTGCTACAAGTCAAGCGCTGGCTATGATCACCAAGTTGCAGGATGAGAAGGCTGCAATGCAGATGGAAGCTTCGCATTACCAACGGATGATGGAAGAACAAGCAGAATATGACAGTGAAGCACTTGCAAAGGCTAACGAGTTGCTTGCTGAAAGAGAGCAACAAATAGAAGAATTGGAAGGCGAGCTTGAAAACTATAGAAGACAATTTGGAGGTGGACCAACAGAGACACAAGCCAATCAAGCCCCCATTAAAGAAGAAAACACCGACACAGCTTTGCTTGGAGAAGGTGACATTGAATATCCTATGATAACCACACCAAGGGGCATAAATTCGTTGGTGAGTTTTGAAGAGGAGAGAGCATATATAGCAAATTGTTTGAGAAAGTTGGAGCAGAAGCTTCAATCCTACTCCAACAACAGTACTTCTGTTGATTTATCCATTTCAGATGTTTTAGAGGATGACCTCTGCAGCAAAGCATGTGTTGTAGAAGACGACTCGTTACGTCGTCAGGAAAGCTCAAGGGAGACAGAAGAACATATTTCCTTAGGTAAGGAATCCGGCTTATCGACAATAAGTGAGGAGGTTGATCTAACCACAGTTCAGGAAGAAATTGCAAGCTTGAACGGAAGATTGAAGACACTAGAAGGAGACCGCAATTTTCTTGAACATAGCATCAATTCCCTCAGAAATGGCAATGAAGGTTTGATGTTTATACGGGAAATTGCTTGCAATCTGAGAGAACTGCGAGCAGTTGCTATTGACAAGAAATAG